In Brassica napus cultivar Da-Ae unplaced genomic scaffold, Da-Ae ScsIHWf_2390;HRSCAF=3089, whole genome shotgun sequence, one DNA window encodes the following:
- the LOC106414555 gene encoding LOW QUALITY PROTEIN: LOB domain-containing protein 39 (The sequence of the model RefSeq protein was modified relative to this genomic sequence to represent the inferred CDS: deleted 2 bases in 2 codons), translating to MSCNGCRVLRIGCSETCILRPCLQWIESAESQGHATVLVAKFFGRASLMSLISAAPEPNRPALFQSLLFEACGRTVNPVNGAVGMLWTVNWHVCQAAVETVLRGGTLRPISDLPESPSLNSSDESTEIWRMQRRDGFSTSGSKLSTTGMKESLVNRTRSKTEWSEQDMELQLNPGLALTGPVVPVPFLPPTAFSKAVNSDHPGSPSEESVTATSCYENGISGDGYRNKRERKLLIFL from the exons ATGAGTTGCAATGGATGTAGAGTTCTTCGAATAGGTTGCAGCGAAACATGCATCCTTCGTCCTTGCCTTCAATGGATCGAATCCGCCGAGTCACAAGGCCACGCTACCGTC CTCGTGGCTAAATTCTTTGGCCGTGCCAGTCTAATGTCACTCATCTCCGCCGCACCCGAACCAAACCGCCCTG CTTTGTTTCAGTCTTTGTTGTTTGAAGCGTGTGGGAGGACGGTGAACCCGGTTAACGGAGCGGTTGGTATGTTATGGACCGTGAACTGGCACGTGTGCCAAGCGGCTGTTGAAACTGTTCTTCGCGGCGGAACTTTACGACCTATCTCAGATCTACCCGAATCTCCTTCGTTGAACTCCTCAGATGAGTCTACCGAGATCTGGCGGATGCAACGTCGCGACGGTTTTTCGACCTCAGGATCCAAGCTCAGTACGACGGGGATGAAAGAATCTCTGGTCAACCGTACACGATCGAAAACCGAGTGGTCTGAACAGGATATGGAGCTACAGTTGAACCCTGGGTTAGCTCTAACGGGTCCGGTTGTCCCGGTTCCTTTTCTTCCACCCACCGCA TTTAGCAAGGCTGTTAACAGTGATCATCCGGGAAGTCCATCGGAGGAGTCTGTGACGGCGACGTCGTGTTATGAAAATGGAATCAGCGGCGATGGATacagaaacaaaagagagagaaagttattAATCTTTTTGTAA